In one Leptospiraceae bacterium genomic region, the following are encoded:
- a CDS encoding OB-fold domain-containing protein, whose translation MSEVFKGKKCDSCGFLMSNPSFCCMNCGKETLSDIEYSGEASIYTYTVVHVAAGHLVDKTPYVLAVVELKEGLKVLTIVEGLDLKHIEIGRKVQFSHIDEKSGPIFRAA comes from the coding sequence ATGTCTGAAGTATTCAAAGGAAAAAAATGTGATTCCTGCGGGTTTCTTATGTCAAACCCATCGTTTTGCTGCATGAACTGCGGAAAAGAAACTCTATCCGATATTGAGTATTCCGGTGAAGCCAGTATTTATACATATACGGTTGTCCACGTTGCTGCCGGTCATCTTGTAGATAAAACTCCTTATGTTCTGGCTGTTGTGGAGCTTAAGGAAGGCCTAAAAGTTTTAACTATAGTAGAAGGATTAGATCTAAAACATATCGAGATAGGAAGAAAGGTCCAGTTCAGCCATATAGATGAAAAATCCGGTCCTATATTTAGAGCTGCTTAA
- a CDS encoding 50S ribosomal protein L11 methyltransferase: MRYKEIKVNLPKDNSESFLEFVESMGISDYYEILLDLSQEKTGEKILRDDTNIHVYLPETDLESELKFHIFLKATVQTEYFLESRLIESKEYEEAYKEFYKPFDVGKTLRIIPTWEKKSEEIITQLKKDNRIPLFLNPGLAFGTGHHETTKLMIERMETAMKGVKSVLDMGTGSGVLGIAAAILGAKKICAIDIDSNAVEACKFNRNENSLDTSIDFSVYEGGFDHEKVPLEYDLTLINITFAVISKNIENIKNIQTERILFSGLITEKREAAMELFTQKLGGNLLYEASLNDWILLDWKR; this comes from the coding sequence ATGAGATATAAAGAAATAAAAGTAAACCTTCCCAAGGATAATTCAGAAAGCTTCTTAGAATTTGTTGAAAGCATGGGAATATCCGATTATTATGAAATACTATTAGATTTAAGTCAAGAAAAAACGGGAGAAAAAATCCTTAGAGATGATACAAATATTCACGTTTATCTTCCCGAAACCGATCTGGAATCCGAACTAAAGTTTCATATATTTTTAAAAGCAACAGTACAGACCGAATACTTTTTGGAGTCAAGGTTAATCGAATCCAAAGAATACGAAGAAGCTTATAAAGAATTTTATAAACCGTTTGATGTAGGAAAAACACTTAGAATTATTCCTACCTGGGAAAAAAAATCTGAAGAGATCATTACTCAGTTAAAAAAAGACAATCGTATTCCTCTTTTTTTAAATCCGGGTCTTGCCTTCGGAACCGGGCATCATGAAACCACAAAGCTTATGATTGAGCGTATGGAAACGGCCATGAAGGGAGTAAAGTCTGTTTTGGACATGGGAACGGGTTCCGGAGTTTTAGGAATTGCTGCCGCAATCTTGGGAGCCAAAAAGATCTGCGCGATAGACATAGATTCCAATGCCGTAGAGGCCTGTAAATTTAACCGGAATGAAAATTCCCTGGATACTTCAATAGATTTTTCGGTCTATGAGGGTGGTTTTGATCATGAGAAGGTTCCGCTGGAATATGATCTGACTCTAATCAATATTACTTTTGCGGTTATCTCAAAAAATATTGAAAATATTAAAAATATCCAGACCGAACGAATCCTTTTCAGTGGCTTAATTACAGAAAAACGGGAGGCAGCTATGGAGCTTTTTACTCAAAAATTGGGTGGAAACCTTTTGTATGAAGCTTCTCTCAATGATTGGATTCTTTTGGATTGGAAAAGATAA
- a CDS encoding lipoprotein LipL21 has protein sequence MNYKTSILLVLALVLGFANCGGGNKVYELDKGRMFEGWAGPPEDPTGGPKEFFYMKYTGRASEKALSKKSGAMMETTCRDAAELNAKGDIIQKLAHETVTGASGVSDGESTGKVVVREFAAQTSGMNTMQCEPLSKPDPNIANSEWKECRCVMYVRIEGGRDAVLAKAKAKMAE, from the coding sequence ATGAACTATAAAACAAGTATTCTTCTGGTTCTGGCCCTGGTTCTGGGTTTTGCGAACTGTGGTGGAGGCAATAAAGTTTATGAACTGGATAAAGGTCGTATGTTTGAAGGCTGGGCCGGCCCTCCGGAAGATCCAACCGGTGGTCCGAAAGAATTTTTCTACATGAAATATACCGGTCGTGCAAGCGAAAAAGCTCTGAGTAAGAAAAGTGGTGCCATGATGGAAACTACCTGCCGTGATGCTGCCGAGCTAAACGCAAAAGGTGACATTATCCAAAAACTGGCTCATGAAACAGTAACCGGAGCTTCCGGTGTTTCTGATGGTGAGTCTACAGGTAAGGTAGTAGTTCGCGAATTTGCCGCTCAAACTTCCGGAATGAACACTATGCAATGTGAACCTCTCTCCAAGCCGGATCCAAACATTGCAAACAGCGAATGGAAAGAATGTCGCTGTGTAATGTATGTTCGTATCGAGGGCGGACGGGATGCGGTTTTAGCTAAAGCAAAAGCTAAAATGGCTGAATAA
- a CDS encoding STAS domain-containing protein, whose amino-acid sequence MDIKTQKIGKHVLVKLAGRLDITQSDEVESHLAKDVQSGEGDIIINLESISYISSSGIRIFVGMVRELNKQGRKLKLCSITPPVKKVFDVVELLDLFDVYTTEDEAIASLGK is encoded by the coding sequence TTGGACATAAAGACCCAAAAAATAGGAAAGCATGTCCTGGTAAAGCTAGCCGGGAGATTGGATATCACCCAGTCTGATGAAGTAGAATCGCACCTGGCTAAAGATGTACAGTCAGGTGAAGGTGATATTATCATCAATCTGGAATCAATTTCGTATATTTCATCTTCCGGGATCAGGATATTCGTAGGTATGGTTAGAGAGTTAAACAAGCAGGGTAGAAAACTAAAACTTTGCTCTATTACTCCTCCGGTAAAAAAGGTTTTTGATGTTGTAGAACTTCTTGATCTTTTTGATGTTTATACCACTGAAGATGAAGCCATTGCTTCACTTGGAAAGTAA
- a CDS encoding alpha-glucosidase — MKNLILLIFIVILGNCSKKPKLEFSKQEKEGNLSETVSYKLGKDYLTLSHIPSKKNFFRISLKKPFLEGTVVETKVDYKMASFEFEENVKEKCSNQKITSIEEKPVFGAAKPTNQLLLKGSLTGENCNTSFLLSFTPTAEKSLGFSANLYGENLNQITFRYASSSTEQFFGFGEQFSHFNFKGKRFPLFTEEQGIGRGDQPITFGANLTAGAGGNEFTTYTPIPHYITTENRSVFFENSSYSIFDLQDPTEVSVSFKEKSLSGTAWVAESPLDLIELYTEKTGRFPGLPDWAYGTWMGLQAGKEATLKHIQEARVAGNPVTALWIQDWVGRRKTSFGSQLWWRWEADETSYPDFLNFTQSLEKEGIVVLGYINSFLANEGKMFEEAKAKGYLVKTADGKDYEIATAGFPAYLVDLTNPEARIWMKNIIKNNMMGKGLKGWMADFGEWLPYDARLKSEEPASLHHNRYPVEWARLNREAIQEAGKEGEIVFFTRAGYSYSNRYSTLFWLGDQMVSFGMNDGLASTIVGLNSGGISGIALNHSDIGGYTTINNPIRNYHRSKELFFRWTELNAFTLIYRTHEGNRPEKNHQPYSDKETIEFFAKFGKVHFALKDYLKFLVEEAKTKGYPVVRHPYLHYPSDPNTHELKYQYMLGKDMLVLPVYKQGGTSVSGYFPEGKWINIWTGKIQEGKKRAFVSAPIGKPAVYVKEGGEWSEKILSSIKKALE, encoded by the coding sequence ATGAAAAACTTAATTCTATTAATTTTTATTGTAATTCTCGGGAATTGTTCCAAGAAGCCCAAACTGGAGTTTTCAAAACAGGAAAAAGAAGGAAACCTGTCTGAAACAGTTAGTTACAAACTTGGAAAAGATTACCTGACTCTTTCTCATATTCCTTCCAAGAAAAACTTCTTTCGAATTTCCCTAAAAAAACCTTTTTTAGAAGGAACTGTAGTAGAGACAAAAGTAGATTACAAAATGGCTTCCTTCGAATTCGAAGAAAATGTAAAAGAGAAATGTTCCAATCAAAAAATAACTTCTATCGAAGAAAAACCTGTATTCGGTGCGGCCAAACCCACAAACCAGCTCTTATTAAAAGGCTCTCTCACTGGGGAAAACTGCAACACATCTTTCTTGCTTAGTTTTACACCTACAGCCGAAAAGAGTCTCGGCTTCTCAGCAAACCTATACGGAGAAAACCTAAACCAAATCACATTCCGCTACGCATCCTCTTCCACCGAACAATTCTTCGGATTCGGAGAGCAATTTAGCCATTTTAATTTCAAAGGAAAACGCTTTCCTCTTTTCACCGAAGAACAGGGAATCGGTAGAGGAGACCAGCCCATTACCTTTGGAGCCAATTTAACTGCGGGTGCCGGTGGAAATGAATTTACTACCTATACTCCCATTCCTCACTACATCACTACAGAAAACCGCTCGGTTTTCTTTGAAAATAGTTCTTATTCCATTTTTGATTTACAGGATCCGACTGAAGTAAGTGTAAGCTTCAAAGAAAAATCCCTGAGCGGGACTGCCTGGGTCGCCGAATCTCCTCTGGATCTGATAGAGCTTTATACAGAAAAAACAGGTCGCTTTCCGGGCTTACCGGACTGGGCGTATGGAACCTGGATGGGACTACAAGCCGGAAAAGAAGCAACCCTTAAACATATTCAGGAAGCAAGAGTCGCCGGAAATCCGGTTACTGCTCTCTGGATCCAGGATTGGGTAGGTAGACGAAAGACCTCCTTTGGTTCCCAACTCTGGTGGAGATGGGAAGCCGACGAAACGTCTTATCCGGATTTCTTGAATTTCACACAGAGTCTGGAAAAAGAGGGTATTGTAGTCCTGGGTTATATAAACTCCTTTCTGGCAAATGAAGGCAAAATGTTCGAAGAAGCAAAAGCAAAGGGCTATCTTGTAAAAACTGCCGATGGCAAGGATTATGAAATCGCGACAGCCGGCTTTCCTGCTTACCTGGTAGATCTCACAAACCCTGAAGCCAGAATCTGGATGAAAAATATTATCAAAAATAATATGATGGGAAAGGGTTTAAAAGGTTGGATGGCAGATTTTGGAGAATGGTTACCTTATGATGCCCGCTTAAAATCAGAGGAACCGGCATCCCTGCATCATAACCGATACCCGGTAGAATGGGCCAGGCTAAACCGGGAAGCCATACAGGAAGCAGGGAAAGAAGGGGAAATTGTATTCTTCACCCGTGCAGGTTACTCTTATTCCAATCGCTATTCCACTCTTTTCTGGCTGGGAGATCAAATGGTAAGTTTTGGTATGAATGATGGGCTTGCTTCCACCATTGTCGGTTTGAATTCCGGTGGTATCAGCGGAATCGCCCTGAATCATAGCGATATTGGAGGTTATACAACCATCAATAATCCGATTCGAAATTACCACAGGAGTAAAGAATTGTTCTTCCGCTGGACAGAACTTAACGCATTTACCCTGATATATAGAACCCATGAAGGAAATCGCCCGGAAAAAAACCATCAACCTTATAGCGATAAAGAAACCATAGAGTTCTTTGCAAAATTTGGTAAGGTTCATTTTGCCCTGAAGGATTATTTAAAATTTCTTGTTGAAGAAGCAAAAACAAAAGGTTATCCTGTAGTGCGACATCCTTATTTGCATTATCCCTCTGATCCGAACACTCATGAACTGAAATACCAATATATGTTAGGAAAAGATATGCTGGTTCTTCCGGTCTATAAACAAGGTGGAACTTCCGTAAGTGGCTATTTCCCGGAAGGAAAATGGATCAATATCTGGACAGGAAAAATTCAGGAAGGAAAGAAAAGAGCCTTCGTTTCAGCCCCTATCGGAAAACCCGCTGTATACGTAAAAGAGGGTGGAGAATGGTCTGAAAAAATTCTCAGTTCTATAAAAAAGGCTCTTGAATAA
- a CDS encoding thiolase domain-containing protein gives MREVAIIGAYETEHGNHSKRHLRELITEAGNGAILDAGIDRKEIQAVFVGNYAGNEFNHQNTMGSYVSTIIGLGHLPSMRLEGACASGGLAMAQAFQSITSGQYDTVLVMGVEKMNTKDPTTTMEIVGKGQDYDFEGGFCVTGPSGFALNAMRHMHEFGTTKEMLATVAEKNYYHGSLNPYAHKRKPIPFKNIMNARMVTTPFGFHDVSLVTDAATCVVLSTKDKARVLSKKPILIKGSAVGGDHFTLAMKRDSVSFPATERAAHKAFEMAGIKREEIDVLECHDCFTITEIINIEDLGFVEKGKGGPYTLEGHTRLGGKLPVNTSGGLKAKGHPIGATGVGQVVEMTFQLRDQALDRQVKNARTALTHVLGGPGAVCAVHILQRED, from the coding sequence ATGAGAGAAGTTGCAATTATCGGTGCCTACGAAACCGAGCACGGTAATCATAGCAAAAGGCATCTGAGAGAACTCATTACCGAAGCGGGGAATGGAGCTATTTTAGATGCAGGGATTGACCGAAAAGAAATTCAAGCGGTTTTTGTTGGAAATTATGCCGGGAATGAATTCAATCACCAGAATACTATGGGTTCTTATGTATCTACCATTATAGGACTGGGTCATCTGCCTTCTATGAGATTGGAAGGAGCCTGTGCATCCGGTGGACTGGCTATGGCTCAGGCCTTTCAATCCATTACTTCCGGACAGTACGATACGGTTCTGGTTATGGGAGTTGAAAAAATGAATACCAAAGACCCTACCACAACCATGGAAATTGTAGGAAAAGGACAGGATTATGATTTTGAAGGTGGTTTTTGTGTAACCGGGCCTTCCGGTTTTGCACTCAATGCAATGCGACATATGCACGAATTTGGAACTACAAAAGAAATGCTGGCAACAGTAGCGGAGAAGAATTATTATCATGGAAGTTTAAATCCTTATGCACACAAACGAAAGCCCATTCCTTTTAAAAATATTATGAATGCTCGTATGGTAACTACCCCATTTGGTTTTCATGACGTTTCTCTTGTTACGGATGCAGCTACCTGTGTAGTGCTTAGTACAAAAGATAAAGCAAGGGTCTTATCGAAAAAACCAATTTTAATCAAAGGCTCGGCTGTCGGAGGAGATCACTTTACTCTGGCTATGAAAAGAGATTCGGTGAGCTTTCCTGCTACCGAGAGAGCAGCTCATAAGGCTTTTGAAATGGCCGGAATCAAGCGTGAGGAAATCGATGTTCTAGAATGTCATGATTGTTTTACAATAACAGAAATTATTAATATAGAAGATCTGGGATTTGTAGAAAAAGGAAAAGGTGGTCCTTACACCCTGGAAGGTCACACAAGATTGGGTGGAAAACTTCCTGTTAACACTTCCGGTGGACTGAAAGCCAAGGGACATCCCATAGGTGCAACCGGCGTGGGTCAGGTTGTAGAAATGACATTCCAACTCAGGGATCAGGCTCTTGATAGACAGGTGAAAAATGCCAGAACAGCTCTTACCCACGTTTTGGGTGGACCGGGTGCTGTATGTGCGGTTCATATTTTACAGAGGGAGGATTAA
- a CDS encoding glycosyltransferase family 39 protein, translating into MATKVLGGLLPGMDNYTFWMPPLFFLIQSLFFTILPSSIEIARSINSFIGLLDIILVISIARNFGFSLKQLLLSTILLCTDFLFIKVTHTLRMEGTCLFFALLSIYFLSIGFLDRKIKKREAFLAGLFLSLSFLSHPFAVVYGLPILYLYWYRSSSWKHIGSSLIAGVLPILAWAFYIHPEWELFRLQFGAQLSRKNTLLSEFPIFTKVTIILSAFDSPRWKALSILASLLLFIPIKRKIVVSSLSKFFLFWTLSVLIFLFLSSESWYVFHIITPFSLLIVSFSEIGYLRYLPNFTIIFNLFILSKVLLFSFILYNTPASIEAYFKKIADSIRGAKSAYIHTIPDPYFYLEKKYPDLRMREFLPGQLPVIDKESFEKTIKSQDAFIFYEEALVNPLILSYLQNNSELFQKKEIKLETNKKQGLNLKAIIYLKK; encoded by the coding sequence ATGGCAACAAAAGTTCTCGGAGGTCTATTACCCGGAATGGATAACTATACCTTCTGGATGCCTCCTTTATTTTTTTTAATTCAATCGCTTTTTTTTACTATTTTACCCTCAAGCATAGAAATAGCCAGATCAATTAACAGTTTCATAGGCTTACTGGATATTATCCTGGTTATTTCCATCGCTCGCAATTTTGGATTTTCGCTCAAACAATTGCTTCTGAGTACTATCCTTTTATGTACAGATTTTCTCTTCATAAAAGTCACTCATACTCTGCGTATGGAAGGTACCTGTCTCTTTTTTGCCCTTTTATCTATCTACTTTCTTTCCATTGGTTTTTTGGATAGAAAGATTAAAAAACGAGAAGCTTTCCTCGCAGGTCTTTTTCTCTCTCTTTCTTTTTTATCCCATCCTTTTGCAGTAGTATACGGGCTTCCTATTTTATATCTCTATTGGTACAGAAGCTCAAGCTGGAAGCATATCGGTTCCTCTCTTATCGCCGGTGTCTTACCCATTCTTGCCTGGGCTTTTTATATACACCCGGAATGGGAACTCTTCAGACTCCAATTTGGTGCTCAACTCAGCCGTAAAAATACCCTTCTCAGTGAATTTCCAATTTTCACTAAAGTTACGATCATTTTATCAGCTTTCGATTCCCCTAGATGGAAAGCCCTGAGTATACTGGCCTCCCTTCTCTTATTTATTCCTATCAAACGGAAGATCGTTGTATCTTCTCTTTCCAAGTTTTTTCTATTCTGGACTTTATCCGTGCTTATATTTTTATTTTTAAGTAGTGAGTCCTGGTATGTATTTCATATTATAACACCCTTCTCTCTACTCATAGTTTCTTTTAGTGAAATCGGGTATCTTCGTTATCTTCCGAATTTTACGATTATTTTTAATCTCTTTATACTCAGTAAAGTTCTTCTATTTTCTTTTATTTTATATAATACACCTGCTTCTATAGAAGCCTATTTTAAGAAAATTGCAGATTCTATCCGGGGAGCCAAATCGGCTTATATACACACCATACCGGATCCTTACTTCTACCTCGAAAAAAAGTATCCCGACTTAAGGATGCGAGAATTCCTACCGGGACAGTTGCCTGTTATTGATAAAGAAAGTTTTGAAAAGACAATAAAGTCACAGGATGCTTTTATTTTTTATGAGGAAGCACTTGTGAATCCTCTTATCCTTTCTTACTTGCAAAATAATTCTGAGCTATTTCAAAAAAAAGAAATAAAACTTGAAACAAACAAAAAACAGGGTTTAAACTTAAAAGCTATTATATATCTTAAAAAATAA
- a CDS encoding NUDIX hydrolase produces the protein MEIQESVIVLILDKGKILLQKNRQWNDLSFVGGKKEEYDGDDPIETAYREVEEELGIKRKEEFTLERLKPGVIELNRFSKRKQEYRNYRICPFFLKMPASLKTKLEAEENCWIELKNLSSYSSQEEQISALVLDILPSLDISNKESFQ, from the coding sequence ATGGAAATTCAGGAATCTGTTATTGTTCTGATTCTGGACAAAGGCAAAATTCTCTTACAAAAAAACCGGCAGTGGAACGATCTCTCCTTCGTAGGTGGAAAAAAAGAAGAATACGACGGAGATGATCCTATAGAAACAGCCTATAGAGAAGTAGAAGAAGAACTTGGGATAAAACGAAAAGAAGAATTTACATTAGAAAGACTAAAGCCCGGTGTGATTGAACTCAACCGATTTAGCAAAAGAAAACAGGAATACAGGAATTACCGCATCTGTCCATTCTTTCTAAAAATGCCAGCTTCTTTAAAAACTAAATTAGAAGCTGAAGAAAACTGCTGGATAGAGCTGAAAAACCTATCTTCCTACAGTTCCCAGGAAGAACAGATTAGTGCCCTTGTGCTGGATATTCTCCCTTCTTTAGATATTTCTAATAAAGAATCTTTTCAATGA
- a CDS encoding SpoIIE family protein phosphatase: protein MIHKLDGSWKYKTGFEASYLEEDPLTWSEVKLPTNLTKTLGIKTGFITLKKEIPESILRLMKQRTPVALNAGRLLDVSKAYFNQILLRERGSVKPYRPGAMRHILKDIPIRNFKGKNYITIILYTEGDFPLQFMDSIKIGPSEAIYNEHMNSEIRSFIFLIIYLVVGLYHLLLSAKRPKDLYNLYFGLFSISISLYWFVANTTTQDILFENSVFLHRKVEHILLFLASPFFSFFIDRFYFHKVSKPIKAFLFVNILLSLLSLFGTMGAIRIYRLIYYISLSMSSLYIIYVTTRQALQKNKDAIYIFPGFLLMALGIFVDIASSMNLFYFPKIGHYTFFMFILSIAFILGNRFARVMNKVEVLNENLETKVKKRTEKLQKTLTEVQTLKNQQDGDYFLTSLLIKPLSGNFLFQQTESPVQIEFIMEQKKKFLFRKRKHEIGGDICISDRINLRKKNYTVFLNADAMGKSIQGAGGSIVIGTVFRSILERTKSSSNFQNISPEIWLKESFKELQNVFVSFQGTMLISAIFGLVDEQSGMLYFINSEYPFSCLYRDEIATFFPDEKVLKKIGIEFLGEGVYINIFQLQENDCVFMGSDGKDDLDIGVDQDGHRIINEDETLFLKLLNESKGKLNELKDLILQRGHLIDDLSIMKLCFNKTTPTSYPESIIEKEEEAKEYANQGSRDKAIALYKEIIKDYPEHSEVLISLFKLYIQKRSYSLSLEVLNIYLSLNDLNTRAIFWSSYLNKRLKKYEKAAEEGERVRLREPENIRNLLNLIDIYQRLGNMEKSKKLLIKLSNYTIKEKNLLDLKKKLELTK from the coding sequence GTGATACACAAACTTGATGGTTCCTGGAAATATAAAACCGGTTTTGAAGCTTCTTATCTGGAAGAAGATCCACTTACCTGGTCGGAGGTAAAACTTCCAACTAACCTCACTAAGACCCTGGGCATCAAGACAGGCTTTATTACCCTAAAAAAAGAAATACCCGAATCCATTCTCCGGTTAATGAAACAGAGAACTCCCGTAGCCCTCAATGCAGGCAGGTTACTCGATGTATCCAAAGCCTATTTTAACCAAATCCTTTTGCGAGAAAGGGGCTCCGTTAAACCCTATAGACCGGGAGCCATGAGGCATATCCTCAAAGATATTCCCATACGGAACTTTAAGGGAAAAAACTACATTACGATTATTTTATATACTGAAGGGGATTTTCCGCTACAGTTCATGGATAGTATCAAAATTGGTCCTTCAGAAGCGATCTATAATGAGCATATGAACAGTGAAATCAGGTCCTTTATTTTTCTTATTATCTACCTGGTTGTGGGTCTATATCACTTGCTTCTTTCTGCAAAAAGACCGAAAGATTTATATAACTTATACTTCGGATTATTTTCGATTAGTATTTCTTTATACTGGTTTGTGGCCAATACCACTACCCAGGATATTCTTTTTGAAAACTCTGTTTTCCTGCACAGGAAAGTCGAACATATTCTTCTATTTTTAGCCAGTCCATTTTTTTCTTTCTTTATCGATAGGTTTTATTTTCATAAAGTTAGCAAGCCCATTAAAGCATTTTTGTTTGTGAATATTCTTCTTTCTCTTTTATCTTTGTTCGGAACTATGGGAGCGATTCGTATTTATCGCTTAATTTATTATATTTCCTTAAGTATGTCTTCTCTTTATATTATTTACGTAACTACCAGGCAGGCTTTACAAAAGAATAAGGATGCGATTTATATATTTCCCGGTTTTCTCCTTATGGCTTTAGGGATATTCGTAGACATAGCTAGTAGTATGAATCTTTTTTATTTTCCAAAAATCGGTCACTATACTTTTTTTATGTTTATCCTATCTATTGCATTTATCCTCGGAAATCGTTTTGCCAGGGTTATGAATAAGGTTGAAGTCCTGAATGAAAACCTCGAAACGAAAGTAAAAAAAAGAACTGAAAAGCTGCAAAAGACCCTCACAGAAGTTCAGACCTTAAAGAACCAACAGGATGGAGATTATTTCTTAACTTCACTTCTCATAAAACCTCTTTCCGGAAACTTTCTTTTTCAACAAACTGAAAGTCCGGTTCAAATAGAATTCATTATGGAACAAAAAAAGAAATTTTTATTTCGAAAGCGAAAACATGAAATCGGAGGAGACATCTGTATTAGTGACAGGATAAATTTGAGAAAGAAAAATTATACGGTCTTCTTAAATGCAGATGCTATGGGAAAATCGATTCAGGGTGCCGGAGGCTCTATTGTTATAGGAACCGTTTTTCGATCCATTTTGGAAAGAACAAAGTCTTCTAGCAATTTTCAAAATATATCACCAGAAATATGGCTAAAAGAAAGTTTTAAAGAGTTACAAAATGTTTTCGTTTCTTTTCAGGGTACTATGTTGATTTCAGCCATATTTGGTTTGGTTGATGAGCAATCGGGAATGTTATATTTTATCAATTCCGAATATCCTTTTTCCTGTTTGTATCGAGATGAAATCGCAACATTTTTTCCTGATGAAAAGGTACTAAAAAAAATTGGAATCGAGTTTTTAGGAGAAGGAGTCTATATAAATATATTCCAACTTCAGGAAAATGACTGCGTTTTCATGGGCTCAGATGGAAAAGATGATCTGGATATTGGTGTAGATCAAGATGGACATCGAATTATTAACGAAGATGAAACACTTTTTTTAAAACTGCTGAATGAATCCAAAGGAAAGTTAAATGAATTAAAAGACTTGATACTGCAAAGAGGACATTTAATCGATGATCTTTCGATTATGAAACTATGTTTTAATAAGACCACACCAACTTCTTATCCGGAGTCTATTATAGAAAAGGAAGAAGAAGCTAAGGAATACGCAAACCAGGGAAGTCGGGATAAGGCCATCGCCCTATATAAGGAAATAATAAAAGACTATCCGGAACACTCCGAAGTTCTTATTTCACTTTTTAAACTATACATTCAAAAAAGAAGCTATTCTTTATCCTTAGAAGTTTTAAATATATATCTTTCCTTAAACGATCTTAACACGAGGGCAATTTTCTGGAGTTCTTATCTAAATAAAAGACTCAAAAAATATGAGAAAGCAGCAGAGGAAGGAGAGAGAGTGAGACTCAGAGAACCGGAAAATATTAGAAACCTTTTGAATCTTATAGACATTTATCAACGTCTGGGCAATATGGAGAAAAGCAAGAAATTACTAATAAAACTTTCAAATTATACAATCAAAGAAAAAAATCTTTTAGATCTAAAAAAGAAACTGGAACTTACAAAATGA
- a CDS encoding thiosulfate sulfurtransferase, which produces MLNWNFLKTEIEADDFLIDCKSQASYEQETIENAYYFPFIKKALGSDPDSQKKLYFPLVKILDLVEETKKNRIIVFDEGMGMFAARMVYLLRCIGFKESYIFSGKWPLEGVKIAEGKQILEFEIPPKEKAKPIKGVVDKAFMEKNLTRLQIFDARTKDEYEGLKPRMTNPEEGTLCGRLPGAFLWDWRSLYAEGGNLIEKPFFIRKLQSFPFMPERTTVVYDYNGARSCLHALMLKEVGYQEVYTYQGSWFEWRKSNLPKQAVSIFGQGKTSTSAPRLGGLNRK; this is translated from the coding sequence TTGTTAAACTGGAACTTTCTTAAGACTGAAATAGAAGCTGATGACTTTCTTATCGACTGCAAAAGTCAGGCTTCATATGAACAAGAAACAATAGAAAACGCATATTATTTTCCCTTCATTAAAAAAGCTCTGGGTTCCGATCCGGACTCTCAGAAGAAACTCTATTTTCCCCTGGTAAAAATATTGGACTTAGTTGAAGAAACTAAAAAAAACAGGATTATTGTCTTTGACGAAGGTATGGGAATGTTTGCGGCCCGGATGGTATATCTGCTTCGCTGTATAGGGTTTAAGGAGTCCTATATCTTTTCCGGAAAATGGCCATTGGAAGGTGTAAAAATTGCGGAGGGTAAACAAATCCTGGAATTCGAGATTCCTCCAAAGGAAAAAGCCAAACCTATAAAAGGCGTGGTAGATAAAGCCTTTATGGAGAAAAATCTAACCCGTCTTCAAATTTTTGATGCCAGGACCAAAGACGAATATGAAGGCTTAAAGCCTCGTATGACAAATCCCGAAGAAGGAACCCTCTGTGGAAGACTTCCGGGAGCTTTTTTATGGGACTGGAGAAGTCTTTATGCTGAAGGTGGAAATCTTATCGAAAAACCCTTTTTTATTCGGAAGCTCCAGAGTTTTCCCTTTATGCCGGAACGAACTACTGTTGTCTATGACTACAATGGAGCTCGCTCCTGTTTACATGCTCTTATGCTAAAAGAAGTAGGTTATCAGGAAGTATACACATATCAGGGTTCCTGGTTTGAATGGAGAAAGTCAAATCTTCCCAAACAGGCTGTATCTATTTTTGGTCAGGGTAAAACCAGCACATCTGCACCAAGACTCGGTGGACTTAACAGGAAATAA